CCCTGCGCGGTGATCACGGCCGAGATCGCGCCGAACACGCCCACCGGGGCGAACGCCATCACGTAGTTGGTGACCTTCAGCATCACGTCGGCCAGGCCTTCGATGCCTTGCAGCACCGGCTTGCCGACGCCGTCCTTGACGGTGCCCAGCGCAAAGCCGAAGAACAGCGAGAACACCACGATCTGCAGGATCTCGTTGTGCGCCATTGCCTCGACGAAGCTCTTGGGGAACACGTGCGCGATGAAGTCGCGCAGGTTCAGCGCCCCGGTCTTCAGGTTCGAGGTGGCGTCGGCCGCGGGCAGCGCCAGGTTCATGCCGTGGCCGGGCTGCAGCAGGTTGGCCATCACCAGGCCGAGCAGCAGCGAGGTGACCGAGGCGCCGATAAACCACATCATCGCCTTCATGCCGATGCGGCCGACGGCGCGGCCGTCGCCCATGCTGGCGATGCCGGCCACCAGCGTGGCGAACACCAGCGGGCCGATAATCATCTTGATCATCCGCAGGAAGATGTCGGTCAGGATGGACAGGTGGTCGGCAATCGATTTGGCGGTGGCGGCATCCGGCGCCAGGTTGTGCGCGGCGGTGCCGGCCAGCACGCCTAGCAGCATCGCAATGAAGATCAGGGTGGGCAGTCGATTCAGTTTCATCGTGGATCAGGCCTGTGCGCCCGTTCCCGGGAAGGGACGGGCGACTGTGTATTGCAGGAAGGCTGGGCGACGTCGGGGCGCCGGGCCGGCCGTGTCAGGGTTCAGCGCGGCAGCAGGTGCCGGGGGTGCGCCGGGATGGCGACGGGGGTGGGCAAGGCGGGGTCGGTCATGGGTGTGTCCTCCTTTGTTTTTCGGCATCGGCCGGGACGCTGGGGGCGTGCCGGCGTACCTGTCGGGCGCTGTGAGCGGCGGCCTATATTGCACGCGCCGTGCCAGCGCAAAGGTCTCGCCGCAGCACTGCAAGCCATTGAATACAAAGGGGAAAATAATGTGATGCCGGCGCCTGGTTCGGAAAACCGGATCTGCTGGCGAAGGCGCCGTTCGGGAATCCGAACGGCGTTCTAGGTGTTAACCCGAGGGTTTTGGGGTGCGGAGAGGGGTGGGATTGCTGCCGGTTTGCTTCCCTTTCCCGAAGCGCGGGAGGGGACCGCAAGGAGGACGGGCGGGTCGACGGCCGATGTCGGTGGGTTGGAATCCGCCGGTGGCGGGATGTCAGCCGCCCACCAGCCGATAGCCCAGGCGCGCCGCCACCCGCGCGCCACAGCCGTCGCGGTCGTACAGCGGGTTGAACTCGGCAATGTCCGCCACACGCAGCTTGCCGCTGTCGCGCAGCAGCGTGGCGATGGCCTCGACCACCGCCAGCGGTACGCCGTACGCGGCCGGGGCCGAGACGCCGGGCATCACCGCGGCGGGCAGCACGTCGAGGTCGATGCTCAGGTAGACGTGGTCGGCATCGGCGACCCAGCGCTCCAGCTCGGCCAGGCGCGCGTCGAGGTGGCGCTCCTGCAGTTCGGTGTCCTCGACATGGCGCACGCCCAGCGCGTGCGCGCGCGCAAACAGCGCGGCGGTATTGGCGAGCCGGCTGACGCCCAGGCAGGCGTAGTCGAACGGCAGTCCGCGCTGGCGGCAGTCGGCGGCGATCTGGTCGAACGGCGTGCCGGAGCTGCCGGGGCGGCTGGCGCGCAGGTCGAAGTGCGCGTCGAGGTTGACGATCAGCACGCGGCCGCGGTCGCCGCGCGCGTCCAGGTGCATGCGCAGGCCCTGCCACGTGCCCCAGGCCACTTCGTGCCCGCCGCCCAGCACCAGCGGCCAGGCGCCGACCGCCAGTTCGGCGGCGACGGCTTGCCCGAGCCGCTGCTGAGCGTGCTCCAGCGCATCGCCTTCGCAGTGGACGTCGCCGCCGTCGATCAGGCGGCCGATGCCGTGCGCCGGCACGCCGGCCAGCGCGCGGCGGATCTCGCGCGGGCCGCCGGCGGCGCCGGGCCGGCCCTGGTTGCGCACCACGCCGGCGTCGCAGCAGAAGCCGAGCAGCACCGGCACGCCGGGCGTGCGCGGCGTGTCGGGACCGGCGACGATATCGAACAGGCGACGGGTGTCGCCGGCCTCGCCGGTATCGCGGCGGCCGCGCCAGACCGTATCGGGGCCGGTGGCGGCCGTCGCCTCCGTCACCGGCGCGAACTCTGCCAGGTCGCTCATTTCAGCCGGCGTCCCAGCGTTTCGGGCACCATCAGCAGGCCGAGCAGCGACACCAGGCCGCAGCCGATCACGTACAGCGCCGGGGCGTTGGCGTTGCCGGTGGCCTGGATCAACTGGGTCGAGAAGTACTGGGCAAAGCCGCCGAAGATGGCGATGGCGACGCAGTAGGCGATCGACAGGCCGGTGGCGCGCAGGCGCTTGGGCAGCACCTCGCTGACCAGCACCATCGATGCCGGCGCGGTCATCGACATCGGCACCGACAGGCAGGCCACCACCACCAGCAGCCGCGCCAGCGAAGGCTCGGCATTGATCAGTACGAAGGCCGGATAGACCATCGCCAGCAGCGCCACCCGCGACCACAGCACCACGGGCTTGCGGCCGACGCGGTCGGCCAGCCAGCCGGCGAACGGCGACAGCGCCACCTGCACCGCCGCGGCGACGCAGCCCGCCCAGATGCCGAGCGACAGCGGCATCTTCAGCACGCTCACGGCGTAGTTGCTGAGGTAGTAGACCACGATGTAAGTGGAAGAGGCCAGGCCGATCATCAGCAGGATGCTGGCAAAGACTTCGCGCGCATGGCGGCGCAGCAGCGGCCATTGCTCGGCGTGTTCGGCGTGATGGGCGGGGGTGGCGGTCTCTTCCAGGCGGCGGCGGATCAGCAGGCCGACCGGGATCACCAGGATGCCGATCAGGAAGGCCAGGCGCCAGCCCCACGATTCCAGTTCGGCCGGTGCCAGCACGTTGCTCAGCACCAGGCCGGTAACGGCGCCCAGCAGCGCGGCCAGGCCCTGGCTGAACGGCTGCCAGGCGGTATAGAAGCCACGCGTGCGGTCGTCGGCGTATTCCAGCAGCAGCGCGGTGGAGGCGCCCATCTCGCCGCCGATGGCGAAGCCCTGCACCAGCCGCGCGATCACCACCATGACCGGGGCGAGGATGCCGATCTGCGCGTACGGCGGCGTGACCACGAAGATCAGCGAGCTCAGGCCCATCAGCCACAGCGTCAGCGCCACCGCCGGCTTGCGGCCGGCGCGGTCGGCGTACATGCCGATCAGCAGGCCGCCCAGCGGACGCATCAGGAAGCCGACGCCGAAGGTGGCGAACGACATCAGCAGCTGGCCGGTGGGGTTGTCGACGGGGAAGTACAGGCGGCCGATCAGCGTGGCAAAGAAGCTGTAGACGACGAAATCGTAGAACTCGAGGCCGTTGCCGATGGTGATGGCGGCAATCGCGCGCGTGCGCGACAGGGCGGCGGTGTGAGCACCGGCCTGGGCGCCGGCGGCACCATCGTAGGCGGGCGCGGTGATATCGGGTGGCATGCGGTTGTCTCCCAGTGGGGCTTGGTGTAATCGGTTTGTTTTCTCCCTCTCCCACGCAAGTGGGAGAGGGGCCGGGGGAGAGGGCCGGCGTTTCCACAGAGGACAGCGTATCGCCATTGCGAGCGTCCGCCCTCTCCCCCGCCCCTCTCCCGCAAGCGGGAGAGGGGAGAAAACATCAGGTTCGTGAGCTTTGGTCAGTCGCGCAGCATCGGCAGGTCCAGCCCCTGCTCTCGAGCGCAGTCGACGGCGATCTGGTAGCCGGCGTCGGCATGGCGCATCACGCCGGTGGCGGGGTCGTTGTGCAGCACGCGGGCGATGCGCGCGGCGGCTTCATCGGTGCCGTCGCACACGATGACCACGCCGGAATGCTGCGAGAAGCCCATGCCCACGCCGCCGCCGTGGTGCAGCGAGACCCAGGTGGCGCCGCTGGCGGTGTTCAGCAGCGCGTTCAGCAGCGGCCAGTCGGACACGGCGTCCGAGCCGTCCTGCATGGCCTCGGTCTCGCGGTTGGGGCTGGCGACCGAGCCCGAGTCCAGGTGGTCGCGGCCGATCACGATCGGCGCCGACAGCTCGCCGCTGCGGACCATTTCGTTGAACGCCAGGCCCAGCCTGGCGCGCAGGCCCAGGCCAACCCAGCAGATCCGCGCCGGCAGGCCCTGGAAGCTGATGCGCTCGCGCGCCATGTCGAGCCAGCGGTGCAGGTGCGCGTCATCGGGGATCAGTTCCTTGACCTTGGCGTCGGTCTTGTAGATGTCCTGCGGATCGCCCGACAGCGCGGCCCAGCGGAACGGGCCGATGCCGCGGCAGAACAGCGGGCGGATATAGGCGGGCACGAAGCCGGGGAAGTCGAAAGCGTTCGCCACGCCTTCTTCCTTGGCCATCTGGCGGATATTGTTGCCGTAGTCGAAGGTCGGCACGCCCTGCTTCTGGAAGTCCAGCATGGCGCGCACATGCGCGGCCATCGAGGCCTTGGCGGCCTTCACCACCACGGCCGGCTCGCGCTGCGCGCGCTCGCGGTATTCGTCCCAGCTCCAGCCAGCGGGCAGGTAGCCATTGAGCGGGTCGTGCGCGCTGGTCTGGTCGGTGACCATGTCCGGGCGCACGCCGCGGCGCACCAGTTCGGGCAGCACTTCGGCGGCATTGGCGCACAGCGCGATCGAGATCGCCTTGCCTTGCGAGGTGTAGCGGTCGATGCGGGCCAGCGCGTCATCCAGGTCGGTGGCCTGCTCGTCGACGTAGCGGGTCTTGAGGCGGAAATCGATGCGGCTCTGCTGGCATTCGATATTGAGCGAGCACGCGCCGGCCAGCGTCGCGGCCAGCGGCTGCGCGCCGCCCATGCCGCCCAGGCCCGCGGTCAGCACCCAGCGGCCCTTCAGGTCGCCGTTGTAGTGCTGGCGGCCGGCTTCGACAAAAGTTTCATACGTGCCCTGCACGATGCCCTGGCTGCCGATGTAGATCCAGCTGCCGGCGGTCATCTGGCCGTACATGGCCAGGCCCTTGGCATCGAGCTCGTTGAAGTGTTCCCAGTTGGCCCAGTGAGGCACCAGGTTGGAGTTGGCGATCAGCACGCGCGGCGCGTCGCGATGGGTGCGGAACACGCCGACCGGCTTGCCCGATTGCACCAGCAGGGTCTGGTCGTCCTCCAGGCGGGTCAGGGCGTCGACGATGCGGTCATAGCATTCCCAGTTGCGCGCGGCGCGGCCGATGCCGCCGTAGACCACCAGTTCCTTCGGGTTCTCCGCCACCTCGGGATCGAGGTTGTTCATCAGCATGCGCAGCGGCGCTTCGGTCAGCCAGCTTTTGGCCGTCAGCGTGGTGCCGCGCGGGGCGCGGATTTCGGTGTCGCGGAAACGGGTGGAATGGGTGGGGGTCTGGGTCACGGGATACTCCTTCGGTCTTGCGGGTCTGGAACGCGCGCTTTGGGTCAACGCATAGGCATGTATATTCCTGTATATACAAGTGCGTATGAATCGGGGTAATCCCGTAGGATGGGTCGGCGTGATGCGCCGCTTTCCTTACTTATTCGGAAAAGGTTCCGATGGCGGCACCTGGCCTAGGACGTGAACCGGCCTTCCAGCCGATGCAGCGAACCCGGATGCACCAGCCGCACCGACGTCACCACGCGGCCCGCGGACCAGGTGCGGCGGCGGATCAGCAGGCACGGCTCGCCGCGCGCGATGGCCAGCAGTTCGCACTCTTCCGGCAGCGCCAGCACGGCCTCGACCACGTGCTCGCCCTCGGTCAGCGGGGCGATGCGCGACAGGTACTGGTATGGGGTTTCGCTGCTGAAGTCCTGCGCCAGGTAGTCCGGCGCGACTACGGCGTTGACATAGCGGTCTTCCAGCTGGATGGCGACGTCGTCCTCGTAGTGGACGATCACCGAGTGGAATACGCGCGCGTCCAGTGCGACTTCCAGTGCCGCGGCCTGCGCCGGCCCGGCGCGCTCGGCTTCCAGGCTGACCACGCGGGCGCGATGGCGGTGTCCGCGCGCGGCGATGTCGTCGGCGATATTGTTGACCGCGTACAGCGCGGTGCGCCGCTTGGGTTCCGCAACGAAGGTGCCGACGCCCTGCAGCCGCACCAGCATGCCCTCGGCGGTCAGCTCGCGCAGCGCGCGGTGCACCGTCATGCGGCTGACGCCTAGCGCCTCGACCAGCTCGGTCTCGGACGGCACGCGGTGATGGGGCGGCCAGCTGCCGTCAGCAATCCGGCTGCTGATGTGCTGCTTGACGCGCGCGTACAGCGGCGCCGGCATCGGGTCGGACACGAGCGACAACGGGTTCCCCTTGGATTCGGCCAGGCGGCCATGTGACAGGCGCCGAATGTATCACGGTCGTATCGTGGACAGGCAGGCTACGAGGCCTGCGCATTGCGCTGCGCGCAGCCGGCCAGGAACACGTCCAGCGCCACCGGCCGCCCGATCGCATAACCCTGCGCGTAATCCACGCCGATCGCGCGCAGCGCATCGAGGGTGCGTTCGTCCTCCACCCATTCCGCCACCGTGCGCACGCCCAGCCGGTGCCCGATGTCGTTGATCGAGCTGACGATCTCGCGGTCCACGGCGTTGTCGGCCAGTTGCCGGATAAAGCTGCCGTCGATCTTCAGGAAGTCCACCGGAAACTGCTTCAGGTAGGCAAACGACGACAGGCCCGAGCCGAAGTCGTCCAGCGACACCGTGCACCCGGCGCGCCGCATTTCCGCCACCAGGCGGTTGGCTGCCGCCATGTTGTTGATCAGCGCGGTTTCGGTGATCTCCAGCCGGATGCGATGGGCGGGCAGGGCGCTGGCTTCGAGCTCGGCATGCAGGAACGGCAGCAGGAAGGGCTCGCCCAGCGAGTTGGCCGACAGGTTGATCGACACCGACAGCCCCGGCACCGCGCGCAGCCGCTCGCCGTAGCCGCGCAGCACGTTGCGGATGACCCAGCGGTCGACATGGCCCATCAGGTCGTAGCGCTCGGCAGCGGGAATGAAAGCGCCGGGCAGGATCAGCTCGCCGTGCTCGTCGACCATGCGCACCAGGATCTCGATATGGCGGTGGCCGCTGCCGTCTTCGTTCTGTTCCGGCTGCAGCGCGCGGATCTCCTGCGCGAACAGGCGGAAGCGGTTGGCTTCCAGCGCCGAGTGGATGCCGGCGGCCACTTCCAGCTCGCGGTGGTGGCGGCGCGCGTCGCTCTCGTCGCGGCGGTACACCGAGACCCGGCTGCGGCCCGCGGCCTTGGCCGCATAGCAGGCCACGTCGGCGCGGCTCATCAGTTCGCTGACCGGCGGCACGTCCAGGTCGATGGCGGCGATGCCGATGCTGGCGCCGACGTCGTACACGCGCCCTTCCCACGGGAAGCGGCGCCCGCGGATGGCGTCGATCACGCCCTGGCAGACCTGCTCGGCCTGGTCGACGGTGCAGTCCTTGAGCAGCAGCGCGAACTCGTCGCCGCCCAGCCGCGCCAGCACGTCGTCGGGGCGCACATGGTTGCGGATCAGGTAGCCCAGCTCGCGCAGCAGCACGTCGCCGGCGCCGTGGCCGGCGGTGTCGTTGACGATCTTGAAGCGGTCCAGGTCGATAAAGCACAGCGCCGCGCGGTGGCCGTGCAAGCGCGCCGCGTCGCACGACTCGCGCAGGCGCTTCTCGAACCAGGTGCGGTTGGGCAGGCCGGTCAGCGCGTCATGCATGGCCGAGCGCGCCAGCTCGCGCTGCAGCGCGCGCGCGGCGGTGATGTCCTGGAACACCAGCACCGCGCCCAGCACCTCGCCGCGCGCGGTCAGCACCGGCGCGGCGGAGTCCTGCACGTCGTGGCGCTCGCCGGTCAGGCTCTGCAGTACGGCGCCTTCCTGCAGGTAGGCCGGCGTGAGCGTGCGCAGGCAGGCCTCGACCGGGCTCGGGATGGGCTCGCCGGTGCTTTCGTCGACGATGCGGAAGACCCGTTCCAGCGGCAGGCCCGTGGCGGCGGCCATGGTCCATCCGGTCAGCTGTTCCGCGATCGGGTTCATGAAGGTCACGTGCATGGTGGCGTCGGTGCAGATCACTGCATCGCCGATCGAGCGCAGCGTGATATGCAGGCGCTCCTTCTCCTCGAACAGCGCCTCGGTCAGCCGGCGCTGCTCGGTGGTGTCCCAGTTGGTGCCGACCAGTGCCTGGGCGGTGCCGTCGGCGCCGCGGGTCGCCATCGCCATGGCGCGCACGTGGCGCACCTCGCCGCCGGGGCGCACGATGCGGTATTCGGTGTCGAACGGCGCGTCGCCGCGGATGGCCAGGCGCATCTCGCCGCGCACGCGGCTGACATCGTCAGGATGCAGCAGCGCGATCCATTGCTCCGGCAGCGGCGCGCCGGCGGCGGGATCGGTGCCGTGCAACGCATGCATGCGCGCATCCCAGGTGATGCCGGCGCCGGCGAGGTCCCACTCCCAGATGCCCACGCCGCCCGCCTCCACCGCCAGCTGGATGCGCCGCGACAACCGTTCCAGCTCTTGCTGGGCCAGCTTGCGCGCGTGGATGTCCTCTACCTGCGTAATAAAGTGCTGCGGCTCGCCGGTCTGCTCGTCGCGCACCAGCGAGACCGCCAGCAGCACCCACCGATAGTGGCCGTCCTTGTGGCGGTAGCGCTTTTCCAGGCGATAGGCCTCCACCTTGCCGGACAACAGGTTGGCGACCTGGCGCAGGTCGCCGGTGAGGTCGTCGGGATGGGTCAGCTGCTGGTAGCTCAGCTCGCGCAGTTCGGCCGCGCTGTAGCCGAGCAGCTCGGTCATGGCACGGTTGACGGTCTGCCAGCGGCCGTCCATGTCGACCAGCGCCATGCCGATCGCCGAATGCTCCATGGCCTGGCGGAAGCGCTTGTCGCTGCTGCGCAGGCTGGCGCGGCCGTGCCGGTTCTGCTCGGTCAGGTAGGCGATGCAGACCGGCAGCACCATGATGACGGCCGCCGACAGCGGCACCGCTTCATGGCGGTGCGACAGCAGCATCAGTGCCTGCAGGCACAGCGTGGCCACCAGCGCCAGCAGCGCGGTGGCGAAGGGATTGCCGGCCAGCGCCAGCAGCACCAGCGGCAGCGACATCGCGGCGAACGGGTCGTGCCCCTGCCATTGCGCCAGGGCCCCGATGGCCAGGCTCAGCGCCAGCGCGCCTGCCTGCGGCGCCAGCATCGGCCGCGCGACGGCGGCGCGCACCCGCACCGCCGTCGTCGACAGCATCATCGGCAGCAGCAGCGCCATGCCCAGCGCGCTGGCCTGCCACCACGTCCACCACACCGGCGCGAAGCGGCTGCCCTGAACCGCGGCGATGGCAGCCGCGCCCGCCGTGGCGCCGACCATCGGCGCCAGGATGCCCCCGACCGCCAGCATCACCGCGAATTCGGCCAGCGGCCCGTGGCGTCCGGTAAAGCCATGCCGGTCCAGCAGGCGCAACAGCAGCAGCGCGGACAACATCTCCGCCAGGTTGGCACCGGTCAGCATCAGCGCGGTGCCGATGCTGTCGCCGGCGCCGTGGTTGGCCAGCACGCTGGCCACCAGCATGCCGGCCAGCAGCCACGGCCCCTCCGCGCGCGGCCGCTGCAGCAGCAGGCCCAGCCCGAACGCATTGGGCAGCCACACCGAGGCCACGGTGCCGGGCAACCGCGCCAGCCACAGCGCCGCCGCGGCCAGCACGAAGTAGCAGGCGCCCGCCAGCAGCAAGGGCAGCCATCGGCGCGGCGCGGCGGAAGGGGCTGGAGCGGCCGGGTGGATCGGCGGAGCCGTGTCGGGCGTCATGGACGAGAACGAGGCAAAGGCGGTGCGATGCGGTGGGAAGGAGGCGGCGTGACCGGCGCGCCCCGGTGGCATGCCCCCGGACGCCCGGACAGACTGCCGCCCAGCGTAGGGGCAATGTAGCGAGGATAAGCGCATGGCCATCGGCAGGACAGGGGGCAGGTTGGGGGTTACTTGCCGCTGGTGCTGGGGGCGATTTTTTGGTAGGGCGGCAAGCGCCGGGGTCCGCGCCGATAACCTCCCCGGTAATCGCGCCGCCGCGCCCCCGCGCCGATCATGCAGCCATGGCCTGACGCCAGGCCCTGAGTGCTTGTCTACCCAACCCAAGGAGAACGCCATGTCCGCTGCCACCCAGTCCCCGCAGGTCGCACACGCCGCCACGCTTGCCGACCGCTACCTCGCCGCCTGGAACGAGACCGATGCCGCGCGCCGGCGCGAGCTGATCGCGGCGGCGTGGACGGAAACGGCGTGCTATGTGGATCCGCTGATGCGGGGCGACGGCCATGCCGGCATCGACGCGATGATCGCCGCGGTGCAGGCGAAGTTTCCCGGTTTCCGCTTCACCCGCGTCAGCCCGGTCGATGCGCACGGGGAACACCTGCGCTTTTCCTGGGAACTGGGCCCCGCCGGCGAAGCCGCGCTGGTGGTCGGCACCGACTTTGCCACGGTGTCGGCCGATGGCCGGCTGGCACGCATGACCGGATTCATCGACCGGGCGCCGGCCGGGCTGGCCTGAGCGCCGCAGGCGCTGCGCTATGTTGCCTTTCCCACCGACAGCCCCCGGGGCACTGGCCGCAAGCTGCGGCATCCAGTGCGGCGGACAGGGGAAGGCAAATGGCGCGGATTCTGCGGATGGCGGCATGGGGGCTTGCGGGCACGGCCGTGGTCGCCGCCGCGGCGGCGTACGGCGCGGCATGGGTGGGCGAGCGCAAGGCGCAGCGTGTGGTCGAGGTCCAGGTTGCGCCCGTCGTCATCCGCGAGGACCCCGCGTCCATCGCCCACGGCAAGTACCTGTATGAATCCCGCGGCTGCATGGAGTGCCATGGCGCCGGCGGGGGCGGCAAGCAGGTGATCGACGACCCCGGCGGCCTGCGCGTGCGCGCGCCGGACCTGACGCGCGCCAATCCGGACATCGCCGCCTACCAGCCGGTGGACTGGGTGCGCAGCATCCGCCATGGCGTGGCGCCCTCGCTGCGCCCGCTGCTGATCATGCCCAGCGAAGACTACAACCGGCTGAGCGACGAGGACCTCGGCGCGCTGGTCGGCTATTTGCGCAGCCTGCCCGCGGCGATGGGCGCGCCTGCCGAAATCACCATGCCGTGGCTGGTGCGTGCGCTGTATGGCGTGGGAGTGGTGCAGGACGCGGCGTCCAAGATCGACCATAGCCTGCCGGCGCAGGCCGCGCTGGTGCCCGAGCCGACGCCGCGTTATGGCGCCTATGTGGCCAATGTCTGCCTGGGATGCCACGGGCCGGCGTTCCGTGGCGGCAAGATTCCCGGGGCGCCGCCGGACTGGCCCGCGGCCGCTGACCTGCGCCCCGTGCCCGGCGGCGCGATGGCCCGCTACGCCGAGCCGGCCGCGTTCATCGAGATGATGCGCAGCGGCAAGCGGCCCGACGGCACCGCGCTCAGCCGCGTGATGCCGTTCGATTCTTTCGGGCGCATGAACGATACCGAGCTGACGGCCCTGTACCTGTTCCTGGCGGGCTTGCCGCCATCCTAGCCACGTGCCAGCCGTCGGCCCGCCGCAATGCCCGGCAGTTCGACCCAGCGGTGCAGCAGCCAGGCCAGCACCAGTGCCAGGCCCGCATCGATGGCAAAGCGCAGCAGCTGCATGGCGGTCTGGTCCGGTCGCAGCTCGGGCATCACGCGCTTG
The window above is part of the Cupriavidus taiwanensis LMG 19424 genome. Proteins encoded here:
- the hutC gene encoding histidine utilization repressor, with the translated sequence MPAPLYARVKQHISSRIADGSWPPHHRVPSETELVEALGVSRMTVHRALRELTAEGMLVRLQGVGTFVAEPKRRTALYAVNNIADDIAARGHRHRARVVSLEAERAGPAQAAALEVALDARVFHSVIVHYEDDVAIQLEDRYVNAVVAPDYLAQDFSSETPYQYLSRIAPLTEGEHVVEAVLALPEECELLAIARGEPCLLIRRRTWSAGRVVTSVRLVHPGSLHRLEGRFTS
- the hutU gene encoding urocanate hydratase codes for the protein MTQTPTHSTRFRDTEIRAPRGTTLTAKSWLTEAPLRMLMNNLDPEVAENPKELVVYGGIGRAARNWECYDRIVDALTRLEDDQTLLVQSGKPVGVFRTHRDAPRVLIANSNLVPHWANWEHFNELDAKGLAMYGQMTAGSWIYIGSQGIVQGTYETFVEAGRQHYNGDLKGRWVLTAGLGGMGGAQPLAATLAGACSLNIECQQSRIDFRLKTRYVDEQATDLDDALARIDRYTSQGKAISIALCANAAEVLPELVRRGVRPDMVTDQTSAHDPLNGYLPAGWSWDEYRERAQREPAVVVKAAKASMAAHVRAMLDFQKQGVPTFDYGNNIRQMAKEEGVANAFDFPGFVPAYIRPLFCRGIGPFRWAALSGDPQDIYKTDAKVKELIPDDAHLHRWLDMARERISFQGLPARICWVGLGLRARLGLAFNEMVRSGELSAPIVIGRDHLDSGSVASPNRETEAMQDGSDAVSDWPLLNALLNTASGATWVSLHHGGGVGMGFSQHSGVVIVCDGTDEAAARIARVLHNDPATGVMRHADAGYQIAVDCAREQGLDLPMLRD
- a CDS encoding c-type cytochrome, which codes for MARILRMAAWGLAGTAVVAAAAAYGAAWVGERKAQRVVEVQVAPVVIREDPASIAHGKYLYESRGCMECHGAGGGGKQVIDDPGGLRVRAPDLTRANPDIAAYQPVDWVRSIRHGVAPSLRPLLIMPSEDYNRLSDEDLGALVGYLRSLPAAMGAPAEITMPWLVRALYGVGVVQDAASKIDHSLPAQAALVPEPTPRYGAYVANVCLGCHGPAFRGGKIPGAPPDWPAAADLRPVPGGAMARYAEPAAFIEMMRSGKRPDGTALSRVMPFDSFGRMNDTELTALYLFLAGLPPS
- the hutG gene encoding formimidoylglutamase, with product MSDLAEFAPVTEATAATGPDTVWRGRRDTGEAGDTRRLFDIVAGPDTPRTPGVPVLLGFCCDAGVVRNQGRPGAAGGPREIRRALAGVPAHGIGRLIDGGDVHCEGDALEHAQQRLGQAVAAELAVGAWPLVLGGGHEVAWGTWQGLRMHLDARGDRGRVLIVNLDAHFDLRASRPGSSGTPFDQIAADCRQRGLPFDYACLGVSRLANTAALFARAHALGVRHVEDTELQERHLDARLAELERWVADADHVYLSIDLDVLPAAVMPGVSAPAAYGVPLAVVEAIATLLRDSGKLRVADIAEFNPLYDRDGCGARVAARLGYRLVGG
- a CDS encoding diguanylate cyclase; protein product: MTPDTAPPIHPAAPAPSAAPRRWLPLLLAGACYFVLAAAALWLARLPGTVASVWLPNAFGLGLLLQRPRAEGPWLLAGMLVASVLANHGAGDSIGTALMLTGANLAEMLSALLLLRLLDRHGFTGRHGPLAEFAVMLAVGGILAPMVGATAGAAAIAAVQGSRFAPVWWTWWQASALGMALLLPMMLSTTAVRVRAAVARPMLAPQAGALALSLAIGALAQWQGHDPFAAMSLPLVLLALAGNPFATALLALVATLCLQALMLLSHRHEAVPLSAAVIMVLPVCIAYLTEQNRHGRASLRSSDKRFRQAMEHSAIGMALVDMDGRWQTVNRAMTELLGYSAAELRELSYQQLTHPDDLTGDLRQVANLLSGKVEAYRLEKRYRHKDGHYRWVLLAVSLVRDEQTGEPQHFITQVEDIHARKLAQQELERLSRRIQLAVEAGGVGIWEWDLAGAGITWDARMHALHGTDPAAGAPLPEQWIALLHPDDVSRVRGEMRLAIRGDAPFDTEYRIVRPGGEVRHVRAMAMATRGADGTAQALVGTNWDTTEQRRLTEALFEEKERLHITLRSIGDAVICTDATMHVTFMNPIAEQLTGWTMAAATGLPLERVFRIVDESTGEPIPSPVEACLRTLTPAYLQEGAVLQSLTGERHDVQDSAAPVLTARGEVLGAVLVFQDITAARALQRELARSAMHDALTGLPNRTWFEKRLRESCDAARLHGHRAALCFIDLDRFKIVNDTAGHGAGDVLLRELGYLIRNHVRPDDVLARLGGDEFALLLKDCTVDQAEQVCQGVIDAIRGRRFPWEGRVYDVGASIGIAAIDLDVPPVSELMSRADVACYAAKAAGRSRVSVYRRDESDARRHHRELEVAAGIHSALEANRFRLFAQEIRALQPEQNEDGSGHRHIEILVRMVDEHGELILPGAFIPAAERYDLMGHVDRWVIRNVLRGYGERLRAVPGLSVSINLSANSLGEPFLLPFLHAELEASALPAHRIRLEITETALINNMAAANRLVAEMRRAGCTVSLDDFGSGLSSFAYLKQFPVDFLKIDGSFIRQLADNAVDREIVSSINDIGHRLGVRTVAEWVEDERTLDALRAIGVDYAQGYAIGRPVALDVFLAGCAQRNAQAS
- a CDS encoding MFS transporter, which translates into the protein MPPDITAPAYDGAAGAQAGAHTAALSRTRAIAAITIGNGLEFYDFVVYSFFATLIGRLYFPVDNPTGQLLMSFATFGVGFLMRPLGGLLIGMYADRAGRKPAVALTLWLMGLSSLIFVVTPPYAQIGILAPVMVVIARLVQGFAIGGEMGASTALLLEYADDRTRGFYTAWQPFSQGLAALLGAVTGLVLSNVLAPAELESWGWRLAFLIGILVIPVGLLIRRRLEETATPAHHAEHAEQWPLLRRHAREVFASILLMIGLASSTYIVVYYLSNYAVSVLKMPLSLGIWAGCVAAAVQVALSPFAGWLADRVGRKPVVLWSRVALLAMVYPAFVLINAEPSLARLLVVVACLSVPMSMTAPASMVLVSEVLPKRLRATGLSIAYCVAIAIFGGFAQYFSTQLIQATGNANAPALYVIGCGLVSLLGLLMVPETLGRRLK
- a CDS encoding nuclear transport factor 2 family protein, coding for MSAATQSPQVAHAATLADRYLAAWNETDAARRRELIAAAWTETACYVDPLMRGDGHAGIDAMIAAVQAKFPGFRFTRVSPVDAHGEHLRFSWELGPAGEAALVVGTDFATVSADGRLARMTGFIDRAPAGLA